The nucleotide window AGTGGGAATAAGAAACTCAGTCCCTTTCCTTCCAAGATCTCCAGCATGCGGTCCTTATTTTGATCAATTTCTGAAGAGACAAAGCCATTCCCATCATCAGGTAGTTCATTTTACTCAGTTggcctcttaaaactgctttacAAACAATTTTCCAAACACACAAGatttatgtaaaataatgaaagaacTGAGCAAAGGAAACTTTGTATTTGGACCAAATGAAAATAGTCACATCATAATAACTTTTTTATAAAGGTGAAGTCTATCTGTGGTAATGCTTATTGTTATCCAGACAAGATAATCACACTGACCTATATAATAAATTCACCCAAAGTACTAAGGACTTTTAGATctagtattaaaaacaaaaatccccaGCATTCTCTTACCTGGGAGCATTTTCTGCATATTGACCTTGCTCTGTTGAAAAAGCTCTGTTAACCATTCTCGATCTTGTAATTTAGCTAATTGCTGAAGACAAAgtaagaagagaggaaaatgggTGCCACTTTCCAGTGGTTGAGCTAGTTCCGAAATGCTCACCAGCTCTGAAATGATAGCACGAGCTGCAAACTGTGCTAAATATGATTTCACCAAGGGGATGTCAACCTCCAGTTTGGGGCACTGGTCCAATACATTCAGGAAAGCCTGAAAGGAATGTAGTACATAGTCAGTTCATAGTCAATTCAAATTTAAGAGTTCTTATAGAATCAGAAAGTGTTCTACCTGCATGAAGTTGTCACTTGTGGCTATCCCTTCCTGTTTGAGTAAACTGATCAAAGaacttgctttttctttatcttcatCACTTCTATCCAGTGACAGGATGATTACTTTGCTTAACATCTCAGGAAGGAAGTGTTTAGGAGCTCTCATCTCTCTCACACCATTGACAGCTTCATTTGCATTCCCACTATTCAGGTATTCAGTTACAACAGTTTCCTGAAAAGAACGAAATCCAAGTATCTTTAGTTTTCCTGCCTCAAGTACACCCCCATGAGCTAAACGATGAGATTGTCTGAAACTCACAGTTAGTTTAAGCAGTTCTTCCTTTGACGGTGGTGGCTTTTTACTGGTTTTGGCAGGCTTTTCCTGGATAAGTGGTGGATTAGTTTTGAGACCAAGCTGAGGTGTCTAAAAGAACAGCAAAATGATTAAGTATAAATGTTTAATAACTTTTTaatcgttaaaaaaaaaagtgcttatgAAATTGAAAGCAAACATTAAAAAGCAGTCTTCAGACATCTTCAAAAGCTACCAGAACGATTGAAAATGTCCTACTACATACATCCCATACCTGTCCCAGAGGTGGCGTTTGAGTGCGTGGTGGTTGTGCACTAGGAGGAATCATAGTTATTTGGGGCTGAAGCTTTGGCACTTGATTTTTATTCATTAGGAAAGACTGAGCAGGCCTCAAGCTAATCTAGaatcaaaaacaaagcaaaatggatATCCAAGTTAACAAGCAGCAAACTAACATTAATTGCAATGCTCTAAAGTTAATTCAGCATATACACACATGATGGAACCTGTGGCAGAAATCTAAGTTAAACGACTAAAAATGTTACTGTCATATTTAATTTATAGCAAGAAAACTAAAGATCTGATCCAGACAAAAATACAACATGGCTATAAATCTTGTATTTATACCACAACTTTCCAAGGATTAGCatcaataaaacatgaaaataaaaaccagaaaatTTAATCAGAGCTTAAAAAACGTTTTACTTTATCCTGAGTCATTCTATTTGCAGGGAAGTCACAACCAAAATCTTGACAACCGTTTTCCTTACTCTAACTGAAGACTTGCCCTCATATCTCATAATCTTCGCTCATAGGACGCTGGacattcaaagaaagaaaaagtagtacagaaaagagagaaagaaggtaaAGATAAAGAATTCCAGCATTAAGTCCTCTTAATAATGCGTCTTTTTTTTATAATCATCGGGCAAGAGATTTCTGAATTGACAAACTATGGTATATAAATAACATAGGCAAATGTACCTCATCTGCATTAAGCTGTCCTTTCTTAGAAAACCGAGGTGGCATATCCTTCGACTGTCCTTGCAGCTGGGATAAGAGTCCCTGACTCTGGTTATGGTAGAGCTGGCTTAGCCCCtatttcagaaagagagaaagaaaagtctaGATAAAAAGGGGTCCACAAATTATGGTAATCAAGTACCAAAGTGATGAGGCCAAGCCACAAGAAAGCTTAACTGCATTTGCCCAGAGAAAGTAAAAGatgaaacagaagaataaaattcTAACCTAACTGTCAAATAAAGTGATGTGATTTTACTAATACTTTACTAATCTTAATAAAATCATTTCACCCAGTTTGAAATAACTGTCACAGATATAAATTTGGTTTAGAAAAACATTGTTTTTAGGTTTTCTAAACCTAAAACATTtacactaaaaaaacaaaaacaaaaacacaatactAATCATATGTATTCCAAAATTTAATTACTTGTTGCCTAAACATCCTTAAATGTATTCTTACCTGGCTTTTCATAAACTTGCCTCCCATCTCCCCAAACTGCGACTGTGTGGGAGGCATGATGTGTCCCCCATGGCCATTGAAGAGCTGATTTGAACGATGGCGCCCCATGGTGGGTGAAAATCTATCCTGGATAACTCCTGGACCAGTACCAATTCCGCTTCCTTAAAATATAGACACGAAGAACTCTTTACCATTAAAACTGTTAAACTCATTATTTAATGCAACCAAACTATCTTTTGTTCAAAATCACCTGGCATTTGTCCAAACATATCAGCAAGTCCTCCAAGTGGGTCCCTATCCATTTTCATCCTGGGTGGCATAAACGGTCCCTCCAGAAAGAAGTCACTTCTCATCCCTTGAGCCATAGGAGCAGGAATAAACACTCCTAGATCCTTCAGAAATAAAGTGAATAAACACTTACTTCTAGacactattttatataaagtgaaAATTCTTACAACGGGAAAATCAGAAATACTTCTCTGGATAAGAGTGCCAttgatgcattcttttttttttttaattttatttatttatttgagtgtaccaggtcttagtttagGCATGTGGAAtatggttccctgaccaggaatcaaacctgggccccttgcattgggagcccagagtcttagccactggaccaccagggaagtccccactgatGCATTCTCTATAAACAACTTGCTCTCAAAAGAgaatacagacagcaaaaacattAAGCCCTACTGGTTAAGACAAGACAAGTCTcaaataaagatgttttaataGGGTTTTTGTGCCATTATAAACATAAAACTCACTTAATgattaaaaagtaaagcaaaacttACTTTTACTGCATCTTGACGGATTTGATTGATCGTCTTTGGTCCATTGTCAAGAAAAGCTTTGCGAGGAACCCAATGGTGTTCTCGCAACTCTACGGTATCCtttaatataaaaagtttttaataaatattatttcaatacAGTAAACAAGAGTCAGCTTGCCAACACACCTAAAGAAAACAGTTTTACCTGCAGCAGGAAACGAATCCTCGCCGGCAATTCCTTACTTAACATCAAGGAGCACATTCGGGCAAAGTACTGATCCATTAaggactaaaagagaaaaataaaaatgtgtactgCTTAAGACTTCAAGATATTATCAAAGTAAATGACTAGAGGCAATCCTCTATATCACCAAATAAGCTGTTTGATTTTAATACAATTATGACAGGCTATTTACACTATTTCTGTCAGCAACGCACATACCTTGGCTCGTTCATGGTCTAATCTAGGCCCCACTGTCCTCATTATCTGACAGAGGCACTCCAAATCCTCTCCCATATCTTTGAGTtggactctcttctttttttccaaaagctaccaaaagaaataaatgccaTGTTGTTTACAAATTCTTCTTGGTTTAGATGTAGCACTTTTCCATAAGTTTCCACTAACGCATACAGTTCCTAGTGTCTAGCATACTATTCTTACCTGGTTCTGTTCAAGAAATTTCTCCAAATTGAGCAATTTAAACCTAAGTAGGGAATCAGTTCTATCCCTATCTTGCAAAATATACTGCATACTTCCATATTTACAACATTTAAATAGCAGTTTTGCCAGCaatctaaaatatttaactaGCACACCAAGTCTCAGATGGCAAAATTGTAATTGACTCATCTCCCAAAAATGATGTACGTGATGATTAATGAAAGCTTAAATTCACAATCAGTACTTACTGTTTTGATGCACTTATGAAGGATAGATTCATGAATAAGATCAAGCTTTCCAAGTTCTCCAATGAATTTGATGTTCCCCAACATCTTGATCTTGGCAATAGCTCTCTGTTCCTCCTCCTCAGGGAGGAGGGGATTTTCACGCTTATCATAGactaaaaagaagaataaaaacaacattcagaattAAGTTGAACATACGCAGTACTGTGTATTAGTTGCTctatcatgtcctactctttgtgactgcacagactatagcccaccaggctctctgtccatgggattctccaggcaagaatactagagtgggttgccattctcttctccaggggatcttcccaatccaggaatcaaacccaggtcttctgcattgcagacagattctttaccatctgagccaccagggaagccctacacagtactgctgctgctgctaagtcacttcagtcgtgtccgactctgtgcgaccccatagatggcagcccgtcaggctcccccgtccctgggattctccaggcaagaacactggagtgggttgccatttccttctccattgcatgaaagtgaaaagtgaaagtgaagtcgctcagtcgtgtctgactcttagcgaccccatggactgcagcctaccaggctcctccatccatgggattttccaggcaagagtactggagtggggtgccgttgccttctcctgtaCTACTAAGTATTAAATTCTTACCATCAACATTTCTGGTTCGGTTTTCAAATTCATCTTGTAATTTGGAAATTAGGAGGCGTCTGAATGTCTGTAAGAAACGAGACATTTGTCAGGGTTTGATAATAAAACCTTCCAAATCAACTTAAAATAAGCAAGCACACACGCCCACttactgtgctttgcttctgTCCTGGTTGACCCTCTGCTGCTGGGCCATCAAAGTTTGGTGCATCTTCTGCCAATCGCAGACATAGCTGAGCATACAGTGAGCTATACTTTGGCTCTTCTAGGGCTTTGTCCACAATCTACAGAAaatatgccatttaaaaaaaaattaaatatgacaaCTTTTGGAAAAACCTTTCTTTATAACTTAATACTTCCTTGTAGTCTTAAGGATCTTGAATCGCACAACAAACTTCTGACAAATTCCCTATACAAATGCCTCACTGGTAACCTGGAAATAAGCACATCTCTTTTGGAAGGCTTCTTACGTGAACTTAAGATGAGGTATGTAAAGTGCCCAGTACACAGGCCGGAAAAATGTAAGCACTAAATGTTAGGTATTACAGAGTACCAAAAAAGTCTAATTACATGTATCTCGTACTAATAAAACCCTCTCCCCTTTGAGGAGTTGAAATTACCTTGGAAAAATGGAATCACCATAAAACTAACTTTTTCAAAATGTGGTATTTTGAAAACCAAAGCAACCCCCAGCCCCCAAGAGCCTGATAATCCAATTAACCCAAGCACAGTATATACCATTTCAAATTGACCTCTTAAGTTTGATACCATcaaaagtaattaaaaacaacagcaacaacagtgttCAAATATACATACACTTAACTCACACCTCAGTTTTAGAAATAACAATGAAgtgtataaaaacaaaagcaaacaacagAAAACCACTCAAAACCCAACCTGGGTTGAAAGtattttcctcctcctttcagTTAAGCCAACATTTAACTTACCAGCAGTATGACCCCTTTAAGGATGAGTTTAGACTCTACACCCACATTGAGGAGCTCAAGGCATAGCTTGTCAAACTTCTCAGGAGTAAGCTTGTTTAATATGCTATGAAAAAGGAATCAGACTAGGTATCACCAACATACAAAATTATAGTTAAAAAATAGCCTTTAAATTatgctttttccctttcatcactttccCCTTTAACATCAAGACATTTTTCTTACCCATCTAACCAAAGCAGTGTTGAAATAAACCTATTTAAGAACACCTATCTAACTGGTGGGGGTTCCCAGCTACTGAGCAAAAGATCTCATTCTCAAAACCCAGATCAAGAGCCTCCCTCCTTAATATCGAGGCTAGATACAGGAGCTAAACTGTTATATTTTGCCATCACTGGCTCACACACCAGGTACAGAATATGTCAGCACAATAGGTTTCTGCATTTTAATCTAATGACCGAAAGCAACTAACTGAGCCCCAAACAGTGATGTGCTGATTTTCAGCTTAAAACTGTCAACATTGGCATTTCACAGAAGTAGTTAATACAGTCTCCCCtcctttttaaaagacaaaacagacCTAATAAACTTACCCTCTTACTTTCCTGAAGATTGCATCATGTCGTTCTTTTTCATTTGCGGAGTTGTTTGCTGCGGAGTTGTCATCTCGTCTAGTGCTTCGTGCAGGAATCCATTTCTGAGCGTTTTGCCCTGGGGTTTTCCCCAGGAACTCGCtagtaaaaattaaagagaattaaaataagaCAACTTAAGCACAGCATCCAGTCACATATCAAGTATCATACAGATCAAAAATCcttctaaatagaaaaaaagtttagGTTTTCTCAACTCCCTTACAACTAAGCAACTCTTAATCAGTGCATCAGAATAACTTGAGGAAATTTGTTAAAGGAACTCCCACGCCCACCTCAGTCTCTGCTGTAGTGGCTTGGGGTAAGACCTGATTAATTCCCATCTCTAGTAAGCTCACAGGTGATGCCAGTGATGTTGGTCCAGGATCTACATAGCGAAAACCCACATTTTCTAATGTCTCATGACCATGTTATACACTTACAGATTTATTACTATAATTTGGTGTGAATGTTTGAAGAAATAACATCAGTGAAAATAATCCAGAGTAAGAGAATAAAAGAGTAGTTTGAGAGCCTCAACTCTTATTAGATGATTTGGCTAAAGAATAATCAAGAACTGAtagtctatatttaaaat belongs to Bos indicus x Bos taurus breed Angus x Brahman F1 hybrid chromosome 15, Bos_hybrid_MaternalHap_v2.0, whole genome shotgun sequence and includes:
- the EIF4G2 gene encoding eukaryotic translation initiation factor 4 gamma 2 isoform X3, translating into MLGNIKFIGELGKLDLIHESILHKCIKTLLEKKKRVQLKDMGEDLECLCQIMRTVGPRLDHERAKSLMDQYFARMCSLMLSKELPARIRFLLQDTVELREHHWVPRKAFLDNGPKTINQIRQDAVKDLGVFIPAPMAQGMRSDFFLEGPFMPPRMKMDRDPLGGLADMFGQMPGSGIGTGPGVIQDRFSPTMGRHRSNQLFNGHGGHIMPPTQSQFGEMGGKFMKSQISLRPAQSFLMNKNQVPKLQPQITMIPPSAQPPRTQTPPLGQTPQLGLKTNPPLIQEKPAKTSKKPPPSKEELLKLTETVVTEYLNSGNANEAVNGVREMRAPKHFLPEMLSKVIILSLDRSDEDKEKASSLISLLKQEGIATSDNFMQAFLNVLDQCPKLEVDIPLVKSYLAQFAARAIISELVSISELAQPLESGTHFPLFLLCLQQLAKLQDREWLTELFQQSKVNMQKMLPEIDQNKDRMLEILEGKGLSFLFPLLKLEKELLKQIKLDPSPQTIYKWIKDNISPKLHVDKGFVNILMTSFLQYISSEVNPPSDETDSSSAPSKEQLEQEKQLLLSFKPVMQKFLHDHVDLQVSALYALQVHCYNSNFPKGMLLRFFVHFYDMEIIEEEAFLAWKEDITQEFPGKGKALFQVNQWLTWLETAEEEESEEEAD
- the EIF4G2 gene encoding eukaryotic translation initiation factor 4 gamma 2 isoform X1, which codes for MLGNIKFIGELGKLDLIHESILHKCIKTLLEKKKRVQLKDMGEDLECLCQIMRTVGPRLDHERAKSLMDQYFARMCSLMLSKELPARIRFLLQDTVELREHHWVPRKAFLDNGPKTINQIRQDAVKDLGVFIPAPMAQGMRSDFFLEGPFMPPRMKMDRDPLGGLADMFGQMPGSGIGTGPGVIQDRFSPTMGRHRSNQLFNGHGGHIMPPTQSQFGEMGGKFMKSQGLSQLYHNQSQGLLSQLQGQSKDMPPRFSKKGQLNADEISLRPAQSFLMNKNQVPKLQPQITMIPPSAQPPRTQTPPLGQTPQLGLKTNPPLIQEKPAKTSKKPPPSKEELLKLTETVVTEYLNSGNANEAVNGVREMRAPKHFLPEMLSKVIILSLDRSDEDKEKASSLISLLKQEGIATSDNFMQAFLNVLDQCPKLEVDIPLVKSYLAQFAARAIISELVSISELAQPLESGTHFPLFLLCLQQLAKLQDREWLTELFQQSKVNMQKMLPEIDQNKDRMLEILEGKGLSFLFPLLKLEKELLKQIKLDPSPQTIYKWIKDNISPKLHVDKGFVNILMTSFLQYISSEVNPPSDETDSSSAPSKEQLEQEKQLLLSFKPVMQKFLHDHVDLQVSALYALQVHCYNSNFPKGERTSIIITTNGWAVVALNNGVTFCLLGMLLRFFVHFYDMEIIEEEAFLAWKEDITQEFPGKGKALFQVNQWLTWLETAEEEESEEEAD
- the EIF4G2 gene encoding eukaryotic translation initiation factor 4 gamma 2 isoform X2, whose amino-acid sequence is MLGNIKFIGELGKLDLIHESILHKCIKTLLEKKKRVQLKDMGEDLECLCQIMRTVGPRLDHERAKSLMDQYFARMCSLMLSKELPARIRFLLQDTVELREHHWVPRKAFLDNGPKTINQIRQDAVKDLGVFIPAPMAQGMRSDFFLEGPFMPPRMKMDRDPLGGLADMFGQMPGSGIGTGPGVIQDRFSPTMGRHRSNQLFNGHGGHIMPPTQSQFGEMGGKFMKSQGLSQLYHNQSQGLLSQLQGQSKDMPPRFSKKGQLNADEISLRPAQSFLMNKNQVPKLQPQITMIPPSAQPPRTQTPPLGQTPQLGLKTNPPLIQEKPAKTSKKPPPSKEELLKLTETVVTEYLNSGNANEAVNGVREMRAPKHFLPEMLSKVIILSLDRSDEDKEKASSLISLLKQEGIATSDNFMQAFLNVLDQCPKLEVDIPLVKSYLAQFAARAIISELVSISELAQPLESGTHFPLFLLCLQQLAKLQDREWLTELFQQSKVNMQKMLPEIDQNKDRMLEILEGKGLSFLFPLLKLEKELLKQIKLDPSPQTIYKWIKDNISPKLHVDKGFVNILMTSFLQYISSEVNPPSDETDSSSAPSKEQLEQEKQLLLSFKPVMQKFLHDHVDLQVSALYALQVHCYNSNFPKGMLLRFFVHFYDMEIIEEEAFLAWKEDITQEFPGKGKALFQVNQWLTWLETAEEEESEEEAD